The Streptomyces sp. P9-A4 genome contains a region encoding:
- the rplL gene encoding 50S ribosomal protein L7/L12: MAKLSQDDLLAQFEEMTLIELSEFVKAFEDKFDVTAAAAVAVAGPGAPVAGAEAVEEQDEFDVILEGAGDKKIQVIKVVRELTSLGLKEAKDLVDGTPKPVLEKVAKEAAEKAAESLKAAGASVTVK, translated from the coding sequence ATGGCGAAGCTCTCTCAGGACGACCTCCTCGCCCAGTTCGAGGAGATGACCCTCATCGAGCTCTCCGAGTTCGTTAAGGCGTTCGAGGACAAGTTCGACGTCACCGCCGCCGCGGCCGTCGCCGTTGCCGGCCCGGGCGCCCCGGTTGCCGGTGCCGAGGCCGTCGAGGAGCAGGACGAGTTCGACGTCATCCTCGAGGGTGCCGGCGACAAGAAGATCCAGGTCATCAAGGTCGTGCGTGAGCTCACCTCCCTGGGCCTCAAGGAGGCCAAGGACCTCGTCGACGGCACCCCGAAGCCGGTCCTCGAGAAGGTCGCGAAGGAGGCCGCCGAGAAGGCTGCCGAGTCCCTCAAGGCCGCCGGCGCCTCCGTCACGGTCAAGTAA
- the rplA gene encoding 50S ribosomal protein L1, with protein sequence MKRSKALRSADAKVDRERNYAPLEAVRIAKDTATTKFDGTVEVAFRLGVDPRKADQMVRGTVNLPHGTGKTARVLVFATGDRAEAAIAAGADIVGSDELIDEISKGNRLNEFDAVVATPDLMGKVGRLGRVLGPRGLMPNPKVGTVTPDVAKAVNEIKGGKIEFRVDKHSNLHFIIGKVSFDETKLVENYAAALEEILRLKPSAAKGRYIKKATLTTTMGPGIPLDSNRTRNLLVEEDPAAV encoded by the coding sequence GTGAAGCGCAGCAAGGCTCTCCGCTCCGCGGACGCCAAGGTCGACCGCGAGCGGAACTACGCGCCCCTCGAGGCCGTCCGTATCGCCAAGGACACCGCCACCACGAAGTTCGACGGCACCGTCGAGGTCGCCTTCCGCCTGGGCGTCGACCCGCGCAAGGCCGACCAGATGGTCCGTGGCACCGTGAACCTTCCGCACGGCACCGGCAAGACCGCCCGGGTCCTGGTCTTCGCGACCGGTGACCGTGCCGAGGCCGCGATCGCCGCGGGCGCCGACATCGTCGGCTCCGACGAGCTCATCGACGAGATCTCCAAGGGCAACCGCCTGAACGAGTTCGACGCCGTTGTGGCCACCCCGGACCTCATGGGCAAGGTCGGCCGCCTCGGCCGCGTCCTCGGCCCGCGTGGTCTCATGCCCAACCCCAAGGTCGGCACCGTCACGCCCGACGTGGCGAAGGCTGTCAACGAGATCAAGGGCGGCAAGATCGAGTTCCGCGTCGACAAGCACTCGAACCTGCACTTCATCATCGGCAAGGTCTCATTCGACGAGACGAAGCTGGTCGAGAACTACGCCGCGGCTCTGGAGGAGATCCTCCGTCTGAAGCCGTCCGCCGCCAAGGGCCGCTACATCAAGAAGGCGACCCTGACGACGACGATGGGCCCCGGCATCCCGCTGGACTCCAACCGCACCCGCAACCTCCTCGTCGAGGAGGACCCGGCCGCGGTCTGA
- the rplJ gene encoding 50S ribosomal protein L10, which yields MARPDKAAAVAELEDKFRSSNAVVLTSYTGLTVAQLKTLRRSLGENAQYAVVKNTLTKIAANQAGISALDDQLAGSTAAAFVTGDPVESAKALRDFAKENPNLVIKGGVLDGKALSADEFKKLADLESREVLLSKLAGAFKGKQSQAASLFQALPSKFVRTAEALRVKLAEQGGAE from the coding sequence ATGGCAAGGCCCGACAAGGCTGCCGCGGTAGCCGAGCTTGAGGACAAGTTCCGCAGCTCGAACGCCGTCGTGCTGACCTCGTACACGGGGCTCACCGTGGCGCAGCTCAAGACGCTGCGTCGTTCGCTCGGTGAGAACGCCCAGTACGCCGTGGTGAAGAACACGCTGACCAAGATTGCGGCCAACCAGGCCGGCATCTCCGCGCTGGACGACCAGCTTGCTGGTTCGACCGCGGCCGCCTTCGTCACCGGTGACCCGGTGGAGTCGGCGAAGGCTCTGCGTGACTTCGCCAAGGAGAACCCCAACCTCGTCATCAAGGGCGGTGTCCTTGATGGCAAGGCGCTGTCCGCCGACGAGTTCAAGAAGCTCGCGGACCTCGAGTCCCGCGAGGTTCTGCTCAGCAAGCTGGCCGGCGCGTTCAAGGGCAAGCAGTCTCAGGCTGCCTCGCTCTTCCAGGCGCTGCCGTCGAAGTTCGTCCGCACCGCGGAGGCGCTTCGCGTCAAGCTCGCCGAGCAGGGCGGTGCCGAGTAA
- a CDS encoding DNA-directed RNA polymerase subunit beta': MLDVNFFDELRIGLATADDIRQWSHGEVKKPETINYRTLKPEKDGLFCEKIFGPTRDWECYCGKYKRVRFKGIICERCGVEVTRAKVRRERMGHIELAAPVTHIWYFKGVPSRLGYLLDLAPKDLEKVIYFAAYMITYVDDERRTRDLPSLEAHVSVERQQIENRRDSDLEARAKKLENDLGELEAEGAKADVRRKVREGAEREMKQLRDRAQREIDRLDEVWSRFKNLKVQDLEGDELLYRELRDRFGTYFDGSMGAAALQKRLESFDLEEEAERLREIIRTGKGQKKTRALKRLKVVSAFLQTANSPKGMVLDCVPVIPPDLRPMVQLDGGRFATSDLNDLYRRVINRNNRLKRLLDLGAPEIIVNNEKRMLQEAVDALFDNGRRGRPVTGPGNRPLKSLSDMLKGKQGRFRQNLLGKRVDYSARSVIVVGPQLKLHQCGLPKAMALELFKPFVMKRLVDLNHAQNIKSAKRMVERGRTVVYDVLEEVIAEHPVLLNRAPTLHRLGIQAFEPQLVEGKAIQIHPLVCTAFNADFDGDQMAVHLPLSAEAQAEARILMLSSNNILKPADGRPVTMPTQDMVLGLFFLTTDGELRDTKGEGRAFGSTAEAIMAFDAGELALQSQIDIRFPVGTIAPRGWVPPVTEEGEPEWQQGDSFRLRTSLGRALFNELLPEDYPFVDYSVGKKQLSEIVNDLAERYPKVIVAATLDNLKAAGFYWATRSGVTVAISDVVVPEAKKAIVKGYEEQDEKVQKQYERGLITKEERTQELIAIWTKATNEVAEAMNANFPKTNPIFMMVDSGARGNMMQMRQIAGMRGLVSNAKNETIPRPIKASFREGLTVLEYFISTHGARKGLADTALRTADSGYLTRRLVDVSQDVIIREEDCGTERGLKLRIAERGADGVLRKTDDVETSVYARMLAEDVVVDGKVIAPANVDLGDVLIDALLNAGVEEVKTRSVLTCESAVGTCAFCYGRSLATGKLVDIGEAVGIIAAQSIGEPGTQLTMRTFHTGGVAGDDITQGLPRVVELFEARQPKGVAPISEAAGRVRIEETEKTKKIVVTPDDGTDETAFPISKRARLLVGEGDHVEVGQKLTVGATNPHDVLRILGQRAVQIHLVAEVQKVYNSQGVSIHDKHIEIIIRQMLRRVTIIESGDAELLPGELVERSKFETENRRVVTEGGHPASGRPQLMGITKASLATESWLSAASFQETTRVLTDAAINAKSDSLIGLKENVIIGKLIPAGTGLSRYRNIRVEPTEEAKAAMYSAVGYDDIDYSPFGSGSGQAVPLEDYDYGPYNQ, from the coding sequence GTGCTCGACGTCAACTTCTTCGACGAGCTCCGGATCGGTCTGGCCACCGCTGACGACATCCGTCAGTGGAGCCACGGCGAGGTCAAGAAGCCGGAGACCATCAACTACCGCACGCTCAAGCCCGAGAAGGACGGACTCTTCTGCGAGAAGATCTTCGGTCCGACCCGGGACTGGGAGTGCTACTGCGGCAAGTACAAGCGTGTCCGCTTCAAGGGCATCATCTGTGAGCGGTGTGGCGTCGAGGTCACCCGCGCGAAGGTGCGCCGTGAGCGGATGGGCCACATCGAGCTCGCCGCTCCCGTCACCCACATCTGGTACTTCAAGGGCGTCCCGTCGCGCCTTGGCTACCTGCTCGACCTCGCCCCGAAGGACCTCGAGAAGGTCATCTACTTCGCGGCGTACATGATCACGTACGTCGACGACGAGCGTCGTACGCGTGACCTGCCCTCGCTGGAGGCGCACGTCTCCGTCGAGCGTCAGCAGATCGAGAACCGTCGCGACTCCGACCTGGAGGCCCGCGCCAAGAAGCTCGAGAACGACCTCGGCGAGCTCGAGGCCGAGGGCGCCAAGGCCGATGTGCGCCGCAAGGTGCGCGAGGGTGCCGAGCGCGAGATGAAGCAGCTGCGCGACCGTGCGCAGCGCGAGATCGACCGTCTGGACGAGGTCTGGTCGCGCTTCAAGAACCTCAAGGTCCAGGACCTGGAGGGCGACGAGCTCCTCTACCGCGAGCTGCGTGACCGCTTCGGCACGTACTTCGACGGTTCGATGGGTGCCGCGGCGCTGCAGAAGCGCCTGGAGTCCTTCGACCTGGAGGAGGAGGCCGAGCGCCTCCGCGAGATCATCCGTACCGGCAAGGGCCAGAAGAAGACCCGTGCGCTCAAGCGCCTCAAGGTCGTCTCCGCGTTCCTGCAGACCGCGAACAGCCCCAAGGGCATGGTTCTCGACTGCGTGCCGGTCATCCCGCCGGACCTTCGTCCGATGGTGCAGCTGGACGGTGGCCGCTTCGCGACCTCCGACCTGAACGACCTGTACCGCCGCGTGATCAACCGCAACAACCGCCTGAAGCGGCTTCTCGACCTCGGTGCCCCCGAGATCATCGTGAACAACGAGAAGCGCATGCTCCAGGAGGCCGTGGACGCCCTCTTCGACAACGGTCGTCGTGGTCGCCCGGTGACCGGTCCCGGCAACCGCCCGCTGAAGTCCCTGAGCGACATGCTCAAGGGCAAGCAGGGTCGTTTCCGTCAGAACCTCCTCGGCAAGCGTGTGGACTACTCCGCGCGTTCCGTGATCGTCGTCGGTCCGCAGCTCAAGCTGCACCAGTGCGGTCTGCCGAAGGCCATGGCGCTGGAGCTCTTCAAGCCGTTCGTGATGAAGCGCCTGGTGGACCTGAACCACGCGCAGAACATCAAGAGCGCCAAGCGGATGGTCGAGCGCGGCCGCACGGTCGTGTACGACGTCCTCGAAGAGGTCATCGCCGAGCACCCGGTTCTGCTGAACCGTGCGCCCACGCTGCACCGCCTCGGCATCCAGGCCTTCGAGCCCCAGCTGGTCGAGGGCAAGGCCATCCAGATCCACCCGCTCGTCTGCACCGCGTTCAACGCGGACTTCGACGGTGACCAGATGGCCGTGCACCTGCCGCTCTCCGCGGAGGCACAGGCCGAGGCCCGCATCCTGATGCTGTCCTCGAACAACATCCTCAAGCCGGCCGACGGCCGTCCGGTCACGATGCCGACCCAGGACATGGTCCTCGGTCTGTTCTTCCTGACCACCGACGGTGAGCTCCGTGACACCAAGGGCGAGGGCCGCGCGTTCGGCTCCACGGCCGAGGCGATCATGGCGTTCGACGCCGGCGAGCTCGCGCTGCAGTCGCAGATCGACATCCGCTTCCCCGTCGGCACCATCGCTCCGCGTGGCTGGGTTCCCCCGGTCACGGAGGAGGGTGAGCCGGAGTGGCAGCAGGGTGACTCGTTCCGCCTGCGCACCTCGCTGGGCCGCGCGCTCTTCAACGAGCTGCTGCCCGAGGACTACCCGTTCGTCGACTACTCCGTCGGCAAGAAGCAGCTCTCCGAGATCGTCAACGACCTCGCCGAGCGCTACCCCAAGGTCATCGTGGCGGCGACGCTCGACAACCTGAAGGCGGCGGGCTTCTACTGGGCGACCCGTTCCGGTGTCACCGTGGCCATCTCCGACGTCGTCGTGCCCGAGGCCAAGAAGGCCATCGTCAAGGGCTACGAGGAGCAGGACGAGAAGGTCCAGAAGCAGTACGAGCGCGGTCTCATCACGAAGGAAGAGCGCACTCAGGAGCTCATCGCGATCTGGACCAAGGCGACCAACGAGGTTGCCGAGGCGATGAACGCGAACTTCCCGAAGACGAACCCCATCTTCATGATGGTCGACTCGGGTGCCCGAGGAAACATGATGCAGATGCGTCAGATCGCCGGTATGCGTGGTCTGGTGTCGAACGCCAAGAACGAGACGATCCCGCGTCCCATCAAGGCGTCCTTCCGTGAGGGCCTCACCGTCCTGGAGTACTTCATCTCCACGCACGGTGCCCGTAAGGGTCTGGCGGACACCGCCCTGCGTACCGCCGACTCGGGTTACCTGACCCGTCGTCTGGTGGACGTCTCGCAGGACGTGATCATCCGCGAGGAGGACTGCGGCACCGAGCGCGGTCTCAAGCTGCGGATCGCCGAGCGCGGCGCCGACGGTGTCCTGCGCAAGACGGACGACGTCGAGACCTCCGTGTACGCGCGGATGCTCGCCGAGGACGTCGTCGTCGACGGCAAGGTCATCGCGCCTGCCAACGTCGACCTGGGTGACGTGCTCATCGACGCCCTGCTCAACGCGGGCGTCGAGGAGGTCAAGACCCGTTCGGTCCTGACCTGTGAGTCCGCCGTCGGTACCTGTGCGTTCTGCTACGGCCGTTCGCTCGCCACCGGCAAGCTGGTCGACATCGGTGAGGCGGTCGGCATCATCGCCGCCCAGTCCATCGGTGAGCCCGGTACCCAGCTGACGATGCGTACCTTCCACACCGGTGGTGTGGCCGGTGACGACATCACCCAGGGTCTGCCCCGTGTCGTCGAGCTCTTCGAGGCTCGTCAGCCCAAGGGTGTCGCCCCGATCTCGGAGGCGGCCGGCCGCGTCCGTATCGAGGAGACCGAGAAGACCAAGAAGATCGTCGTCACCCCGGACGACGGCACCGACGAGACGGCGTTCCCGATCTCGAAGCGTGCCCGTCTGCTCGTGGGCGAGGGCGACCACGTCGAGGTGGGCCAGAAGCTCACCGTGGGTGCCACCAACCCGCACGACGTGCTCCGGATCCTCGGTCAGCGCGCGGTCCAGATCCACCTGGTCGCCGAAGTCCAGAAGGTCTACAACTCGCAGGGCGTGTCGATCCACGACAAGCACATCGAGATCATCATCCGGCAGATGCTGCGCCGTGTGACGATCATCGAGTCCGGCGACGCGGAGCTGCTTCCGGGCGAGCTCGTCGAGCGCTCGAAGTTCGAGACCGAGAACCGTCGTGTGGTCACCGAGGGCGGTCACCCCGCCTCCGGCCGTCCGCAGCTGATGGGTATCACCAAGGCCTCGCTGGCGACGGAATCCTGGCTGTCGGCCGCCTCCTTCCAGGAGACGACCCGAGTCCTGACGGATGCGGCGATCAACGCCAAGTCCGACAGCCTCATCGGCCTCAAGGAGAACGTCATCATCGGTAAGCTCATCCCGGCCGGTACGGGTCTGTCCCGCTACCGCAACATCCGGGTGGAGCCGACCGAAGAGGCCAAGGCCGCGATGTACTCGGCCGTCGGCTACGACGACATCGACTACTCGCCGTTCGGCTCGGGCTCCGGCCAGGCCGTTCCGCTGGAGGACTACGACTACGGTCCGTACAACCAGTAA
- the nusG gene encoding transcription termination/antitermination protein NusG produces the protein MSDANLNDAFESESVEDELDIVEAADEDQADAADEVAGEAAEEAALHVEDEDEGDEESDEDVDAAEGDEDETVETVTAEDEAAEDEDTEEETEEEAEPAAPVDPVAALREELRTLPGEWYVIHTYAGYEKRVKANLEQRAVSLNVEDFIYQAEVPEEEIVQIKGGERKNVKQNKLPGYVLVRMDLTNESWGVVRNTPGVTGFVGNAYDPYPLTLDEIVKMLAPEAEEKAAREAAEAEGKPAPARKLEIQVLDFEVGDSVTVTDGPFATLQATINEINPDSKKVKGLVEIFGRETPVELSFDQIQKN, from the coding sequence GTGTCTGACGCGAACCTGAACGACGCCTTCGAGTCCGAGTCCGTCGAGGACGAGCTGGACATCGTCGAGGCCGCCGACGAGGACCAGGCGGACGCTGCTGACGAGGTCGCAGGCGAGGCCGCCGAGGAAGCCGCTCTCCACGTCGAGGACGAGGACGAGGGCGACGAGGAGTCCGACGAGGACGTCGACGCCGCCGAGGGCGACGAGGACGAGACCGTCGAGACCGTCACGGCCGAGGACGAGGCCGCGGAGGACGAGGACACCGAGGAAGAGACCGAAGAGGAGGCCGAGCCGGCCGCCCCGGTCGACCCGGTCGCCGCGCTCCGCGAGGAGCTGCGCACGCTCCCCGGCGAGTGGTACGTCATCCACACCTACGCGGGCTACGAGAAGCGCGTGAAGGCCAACCTGGAGCAGCGCGCCGTCTCGCTCAACGTCGAGGACTTCATCTACCAGGCCGAGGTCCCCGAGGAAGAGATCGTCCAGATCAAGGGCGGCGAGCGGAAGAACGTCAAGCAGAACAAGCTTCCCGGCTACGTTCTCGTCCGCATGGACCTGACGAACGAGTCCTGGGGCGTCGTCCGCAACACCCCCGGTGTCACCGGCTTCGTGGGCAACGCCTACGACCCGTACCCGCTGACGCTGGACGAGATCGTCAAGATGCTCGCCCCCGAGGCCGAGGAGAAGGCCGCCCGCGAGGCCGCCGAGGCCGAGGGCAAGCCGGCTCCGGCCCGCAAGCTCGAGATCCAGGTCCTGGACTTCGAGGTCGGCGACTCGGTCACCGTCACCGACGGCCCCTTCGCCACTCTCCAGGCGACCATCAACGAGATCAACCCCGACTCGAAGAAGGTCAAGGGCCTCGTCGAGATCTTCGGTCGCGAGACCCCGGTCGAACTCAGCTTCGACCAGATCCAGAAGAACTGA
- the rplK gene encoding 50S ribosomal protein L11: protein MPPKKKKVTGLIKLQINAGAANPAPPVGPALGQHGVNIMEFCKAYNAATESQRGMVVPVEITVYDDRSFTFVTKTPPAAKLILKAAGVDKGSGEPHKTKVAKLTAAQVRDIATVKLPDLNANDLDAASKIIAGTARSMGITVEG from the coding sequence ATGCCTCCCAAGAAGAAGAAGGTCACGGGGCTTATCAAGCTCCAGATCAACGCCGGTGCGGCGAACCCGGCCCCGCCGGTCGGCCCCGCGCTCGGTCAGCACGGCGTCAACATCATGGAGTTCTGCAAGGCCTACAACGCCGCGACCGAGTCGCAGCGTGGCATGGTCGTGCCGGTGGAGATCACGGTCTACGACGACCGTTCCTTCACCTTCGTCACCAAGACTCCGCCGGCCGCCAAGCTGATCCTCAAGGCCGCTGGTGTGGACAAGGGCTCCGGCGAGCCGCACAAGACCAAGGTTGCCAAGCTCACGGCCGCCCAGGTCCGCGACATCGCCACGGTCAAGCTCCCCGACCTGAACGCCAACGACCTGGACGCCGCGTCCAAGATCATCGCTGGCACCGCCCGTTCCATGGGCATCACGGTCGAGGGCTGA
- the rpoB gene encoding DNA-directed RNA polymerase subunit beta yields the protein MAASRNASTNTNNGASTAPLRISFAKIREPLEVPNLLALQTESFDWLLGNAAWKARVEAALESGQDVPRKSGLEEIFEEISPIEDFSGSMSLTFRDHRFEPPKNSIDECKDRDFTYGAPLFVTAEFTNNETGEIKSQTVFMGDFPLMTNKGTFVINGTERVVVSQLVRSPGVYFDSSIDKTSDKDIFSAKIIPSRGAWLEMEIDKRDLVGVRIDRKRKQSVTVLLKALGWTTEQILQEFGEYESMRATLEKDHTQGQDDALLDIYRKLRPGEPPTREAAQTLLENLYFNPKRYDLAKVGRYKVNKKLGADEPLDAGVLTTDDVIATIKYLVKLHAGETETIGESGTEIVVETDDIDHFGNRRLRNVGELIQNQVRTGLARMERVVRERMTTQDVEAITPQTLINIRPVVASIKEFFGTSQLSQFMDQNNPLSGLTHKRRLSALGPGGLSRERAGFEVRDVHPSHYGRMCPIETPEGPNIGLIGSLASYGRINPFGFIETPYRKVIDGQVTDEVDYVTADEEDRFVIAQANATLNDELQFTEARVLVRKRGGEVDYVPPAEVDYMDVSPRQMVSVATAMIPFLEHDDANRALMGANMMRQAVPLIKSEAPLVGTGMEYRCATDAGDVLKAEKDGVVQELSADYITVANDDGTYITYRLHKFSRSNQGTSVNQKVVVDEGDRVIEGQVLADGPATEDGEMALGKNLLVAFMPWEGHNYEDAIILSQRLVQDDVLSSIHIEEHEVDARDTKLGPEEITRDIPNVSEEVLADLDERGIIRIGAEVVAGDILVGKVTPKGETELTPEERLLRAIFGEKAREVRDTSLKVPHGEIGKIIGVRVFDREEGDELPPGVNQLVRVYVAQKRKITDGDKLAGRHGNKGVISKILPIEDMPFLEDGTPVDIILNPLGVPSRMNPGQVLEIHLGWLASRGWDVSGLADDWAQRLQAIGADQVAPGTNVATPVFDGAREDELAGLLNHTIPNRDGERMVQPTGKARLFDGRSGEPFPDPISIGYMYILKLHHLVDDKLHARSTGPYSMITQQPLGGKAQFGGQRFGEMEVWALEAYGAAYALQELLTIKSDDVTGRVKVYEAIVKGENIPEPGIPESFKVLIKEMQSLCLNVEVLSSDGMSIEMRDTDEDVFRAAEELGIDLSRREPSSVEEV from the coding sequence TTGGCCGCCTCGCGCAACGCCTCGACCAATACGAACAACGGCGCAAGCACCGCCCCGCTGCGCATCTCTTTTGCAAAGATCAGGGAGCCCCTCGAGGTTCCGAACCTCCTCGCGCTGCAGACCGAGAGCTTTGACTGGCTGCTCGGCAATGCCGCCTGGAAGGCTCGCGTCGAGGCTGCCCTTGAGTCGGGACAGGACGTCCCCAGGAAGTCCGGCCTGGAGGAGATCTTCGAGGAGATCTCCCCGATCGAGGACTTCTCCGGGTCGATGTCGCTGACCTTCCGCGACCACCGCTTCGAGCCGCCGAAGAACTCGATCGACGAGTGCAAGGACCGTGACTTCACGTACGGCGCCCCGCTCTTCGTCACCGCCGAGTTCACCAACAACGAGACCGGCGAGATCAAGTCCCAGACGGTCTTCATGGGCGACTTCCCGCTCATGACGAACAAGGGCACCTTCGTCATCAACGGCACCGAGCGTGTCGTGGTGTCGCAGCTGGTCCGTTCGCCGGGTGTCTACTTCGACTCCTCCATCGACAAGACGTCCGACAAGGACATCTTCTCCGCCAAGATCATCCCGTCCCGGGGTGCCTGGCTGGAGATGGAGATCGACAAGCGCGACCTGGTCGGTGTCCGCATCGACCGCAAGCGCAAGCAGTCCGTCACCGTCCTCCTCAAGGCTCTCGGCTGGACCACCGAGCAGATCCTCCAGGAGTTCGGCGAGTACGAGTCCATGCGCGCCACCCTGGAGAAGGACCACACCCAGGGCCAGGACGACGCGCTGCTCGACATCTACCGCAAGCTGCGTCCGGGCGAGCCGCCGACCCGTGAGGCCGCTCAGACGCTGCTCGAGAACCTCTACTTCAACCCGAAGCGCTACGACCTCGCGAAGGTCGGCCGCTACAAGGTGAACAAGAAGCTCGGCGCGGACGAGCCGCTGGACGCCGGCGTGCTCACCACCGATGACGTCATCGCCACGATCAAGTACCTGGTCAAGCTCCACGCGGGCGAGACCGAGACGATCGGCGAGAGCGGCACGGAGATCGTCGTCGAGACCGACGACATCGACCACTTCGGCAACCGTCGTCTGCGCAACGTCGGCGAGCTCATCCAGAACCAGGTCCGCACGGGTCTGGCTCGTATGGAGCGCGTCGTGCGTGAGCGCATGACCACCCAGGACGTCGAGGCGATCACGCCGCAGACCCTGATCAACATCCGGCCGGTCGTCGCCTCCATCAAGGAGTTCTTCGGCACCAGCCAGCTGTCGCAGTTCATGGACCAGAACAACCCGCTGTCGGGTCTGACGCACAAGCGTCGTCTCTCGGCGCTGGGCCCTGGTGGTCTGTCCCGTGAGCGGGCCGGCTTCGAGGTCCGAGACGTGCACCCGTCCCACTACGGACGCATGTGCCCGATCGAGACCCCCGAAGGCCCGAACATCGGTCTGATCGGTTCGCTCGCCTCGTACGGCCGGATCAACCCCTTCGGCTTCATCGAGACGCCGTACCGCAAGGTCATCGACGGCCAGGTCACCGACGAGGTCGACTACGTCACCGCCGATGAGGAGGACCGCTTCGTCATCGCCCAGGCGAACGCGACCCTGAACGACGAGCTTCAGTTCACCGAGGCCCGCGTCCTGGTCCGTAAGCGTGGCGGCGAGGTCGACTACGTCCCGCCGGCCGAGGTCGACTACATGGACGTCTCGCCGCGCCAGATGGTGTCGGTCGCGACGGCCATGATCCCGTTCCTCGAGCACGACGACGCCAACCGCGCCCTGATGGGCGCGAACATGATGCGTCAGGCGGTGCCGCTCATCAAGTCGGAGGCCCCGCTCGTCGGCACCGGCATGGAGTACCGCTGCGCCACCGACGCCGGTGACGTGCTCAAGGCCGAGAAGGACGGTGTCGTCCAGGAGCTGTCGGCCGACTACATCACGGTCGCCAACGACGACGGCACGTACATCACGTACCGCCTGCACAAGTTCTCCCGCTCCAACCAGGGCACCTCTGTGAACCAGAAGGTCGTCGTGGACGAGGGCGACCGCGTCATCGAGGGCCAGGTCCTCGCCGACGGTCCCGCCACCGAAGACGGCGAGATGGCGCTCGGCAAGAACCTGCTCGTGGCGTTCATGCCGTGGGAGGGCCACAACTACGAGGACGCGATCATCCTGTCGCAGCGCCTCGTGCAGGACGACGTCCTCTCCTCGATCCACATCGAGGAGCACGAGGTCGACGCCCGTGACACCAAGCTCGGCCCGGAGGAGATCACCCGGGACATCCCGAACGTCTCCGAGGAGGTCCTCGCCGACCTCGACGAGCGCGGCATCATCCGTATCGGTGCCGAGGTCGTCGCCGGCGACATCCTCGTCGGCAAGGTCACGCCCAAGGGCGAGACCGAGCTGACCCCGGAGGAGCGTCTGCTCCGCGCGATCTTCGGTGAGAAGGCGCGCGAGGTCCGTGACACCTCGCTGAAGGTCCCGCACGGCGAGATCGGCAAGATCATCGGTGTGCGTGTCTTCGACCGCGAGGAGGGCGACGAGCTTCCCCCGGGCGTGAACCAGCTGGTCCGCGTCTACGTCGCCCAGAAGCGCAAGATCACCGACGGTGACAAGCTCGCCGGCCGTCACGGCAACAAGGGTGTCATCTCCAAGATCCTTCCGATCGAGGACATGCCCTTCCTCGAGGACGGCACGCCGGTCGACATCATCCTCAACCCGCTGGGTGTCCCGTCCCGAATGAACCCGGGACAGGTCCTGGAGATCCACCTCGGCTGGCTCGCCAGCCGCGGCTGGGACGTCTCCGGCCTCGCGGACGACTGGGCGCAGCGCCTCCAGGCGATCGGCGCCGACCAGGTCGCCCCGGGCACCAACGTCGCCACCCCGGTGTTCGACGGTGCGCGTGAGGACGAGCTCGCGGGCCTGCTGAACCACACCATCCCGAACCGCGACGGCGAGCGCATGGTGCAGCCGACCGGTAAGGCGAGGCTGTTCGACGGCCGCTCCGGCGAGCCGTTCCCGGACCCGATCTCCATCGGGTACATGTACATCCTCAAGCTCCACCACCTGGTCGACGACAAGCTCCACGCTCGTTCGACCGGCCCGTACTCGATGATCACCCAGCAGCCGCTGGGTGGTAAGGCCCAGTTCGGTGGCCAGCGCTTCGGTGAGATGGAGGTGTGGGCGCTGGAGGCGTACGGCGCCGCATACGCCCTCCAGGAGCTGCTGACGATCAAGTCCGACGACGTGACCGGCCGCGTGAAGGTCTACGAGGCCATCGTCAAGGGCGAGAACATCCCTGAGCCCGGCATCCCCGAGTCCTTCAAGGTGCTCATCAAGGAGATGCAGTCCCTGTGCCTCAACGTGGAGGTGCTGTCCTCGGACGGCATGTCCATCGAGATGCGCGACACCGACGAGGACGTCTTCCGCGCAGCGGAGGAGCTCGGCATCGACCTGTCCCGGCGCGAGCCGAGCAGCGTCGAAGAGGTCTGA
- the rpsL gene encoding 30S ribosomal protein S12 yields MPTIQQLVRKGRQDKVEKNKTPALEGSPQRRGVCTRVFTTTPKKPNSALRKVARVRLTSGIEVTAYIPGEGHNLQEHSIVLVRGGRVKDLPGVRYKIIRGSLDTQGVKNRKQARSRYGAKKEK; encoded by the coding sequence GTGCCTACGATCCAGCAGCTGGTCCGTAAGGGCCGGCAGGACAAGGTCGAGAAGAACAAGACGCCCGCACTCGAGGGTTCCCCTCAGCGTCGCGGCGTCTGCACGCGTGTGTTCACGACCACCCCGAAGAAGCCGAACTCGGCCCTCCGTAAGGTCGCGCGTGTGCGTCTGACCTCGGGCATCGAGGTCACGGCCTACATCCCGGGTGAGGGTCACAACCTGCAGGAGCACTCGATCGTGCTCGTGCGCGGTGGCCGTGTGAAGGACCTGCCGGGTGTTCGCTACAAGATCATCCGCGGTTCCCTCGACACGCAGGGCGTCAAGAACCGTAAGCAGGCTCGCAGCCGCTACGGCGCCAAGAAGGAGAAGTAA